A region of Ammoniphilus sp. CFH 90114 DNA encodes the following proteins:
- a CDS encoding YfhH family protein: protein MEKRYSEMTTEELNHELLKLKEASMKKHQAGFFSEAAVLEQKFYMAKSYLMNPADFIPGQTYHVTGYDGKFTITYLNGMMAWGKFDPSQEEIAFPIARLTN, encoded by the coding sequence ATGGAGAAACGATATAGTGAAATGACAACAGAAGAACTTAACCATGAATTATTAAAGCTTAAAGAAGCCTCGATGAAAAAACACCAAGCTGGTTTTTTCTCAGAAGCGGCTGTTCTAGAACAAAAATTTTACATGGCAAAGTCTTATCTCATGAATCCAGCCGACTTCATTCCAGGACAGACGTATCATGTAACTGGTTATGACGGAAAGTTTACCATTACATACCTAAACGGCATGATGGCCTGGGGGAAATTCGACCCTTCTCAAGAAGAGATCGCCTTCCCCATTGCCCGCTTAACCAATTAA
- a CDS encoding DUF2573 family protein — MTQDNKLIPELDGLLYKFTELLTGEATEERVEMIKVWSIYSHMLKVMPPLVKHWTSEEEHQEAKRKIREIFEEIQRLNEENKKQIREHQSVFNKNE, encoded by the coding sequence ATGACACAGGACAATAAACTAATCCCTGAATTAGATGGATTGTTATATAAATTTACAGAACTGCTAACGGGGGAAGCGACAGAAGAACGGGTGGAAATGATCAAAGTATGGTCTATATATAGCCATATGCTGAAAGTAATGCCTCCGCTGGTTAAACATTGGACGTCTGAGGAAGAGCATCAAGAAGCTAAGCGTAAGATACGTGAGATCTTTGAAGAGATTCAACGTCTAAATGAGGAAAATAAAAAACAAATACGTGAGCATCAATCCGTTTTTAATAAGAATGAGTAA
- a CDS encoding spore coat protein, giving the protein MQQQQNTIKNPKPANEPKVKGPQMNDRDFLNDILATEKYLTDSINVAVREASHDSLHQDYMMILTETHMAQRHAFNLMFQRGAYKLEAEEQQKLDQAYRQFSNYSTQFPYPLQ; this is encoded by the coding sequence ATGCAGCAACAGCAAAATACAATAAAAAACCCTAAGCCAGCTAACGAGCCAAAGGTAAAAGGACCTCAGATGAATGACAGGGACTTTCTGAACGATATCTTAGCTACTGAGAAATACTTGACGGACAGTATTAATGTAGCCGTTCGGGAAGCCAGTCATGATTCCTTGCATCAGGATTACATGATGATTCTCACGGAAACCCATATGGCTCAGCGCCATGCCTTTAACCTCATGTTCCAAAGAGGAGCATATAAGCTTGAAGCAGAAGAACAACAAAAGCTAGACCAAGCTTATAGGCAATTCAGTAATTACAGCACCCAGTTTCCTTATCCTTTACAATAA
- a CDS encoding AAA family ATPase, with amino-acid sequence MEIYALYGPSGTGKSTSALALAHKYNINAIIDDGLLIYQGKKVAGQSAKYEKTTVQAVKRAIFFWEEHADAVKEAINHYPIERLLVLGTSRKMIHRIQGALALPEIHHYINIEEIRSSAEIKAALFDRGTQGRHVIPIPRIQVEQDFIHRLIAKVDKIFSPKKEEIGETTIVHPQFQTGKIHVSELAMKKIAIQSCEHLPFIESFRKVKVDITNTPVVEVDASFIIHLGQNVNDLANTIQQHIYDAFLEFMDLEVEQIRIVVSHIQIESPAHA; translated from the coding sequence GTGGAGATTTATGCCTTATATGGTCCGAGCGGAACAGGAAAGAGCACGAGTGCTCTAGCTCTTGCTCATAAATATAATATCAATGCCATTATCGATGATGGGTTGCTCATTTATCAAGGAAAGAAAGTCGCTGGACAATCGGCTAAATATGAAAAAACAACGGTCCAGGCTGTAAAGCGGGCGATCTTCTTCTGGGAAGAGCATGCTGATGCCGTAAAAGAAGCTATAAATCATTATCCCATTGAGCGCCTACTCGTCTTAGGGACATCACGAAAGATGATCCATCGTATACAGGGAGCTTTAGCCCTCCCAGAGATCCACCATTATATCAATATTGAAGAAATTCGTTCCTCCGCAGAGATCAAGGCTGCTTTGTTTGATCGTGGGACTCAGGGGCGGCACGTCATCCCTATCCCTCGGATTCAGGTGGAACAAGACTTTATTCATCGCTTAATTGCCAAGGTGGACAAGATCTTTTCTCCTAAAAAGGAAGAGATCGGGGAAACCACTATCGTCCATCCACAATTCCAGACAGGAAAAATCCATGTCTCAGAATTAGCCATGAAAAAAATAGCGATTCAGTCCTGTGAGCATTTACCTTTTATTGAATCTTTTAGAAAAGTGAAAGTTGACATCACGAACACTCCTGTTGTAGAGGTAGATGCCTCATTCATTATTCACTTAGGCCAAAACGTTAACGATCTGGCTAATACTATCCAACAGCATATCTATGATGCCTTCCTTGAATTCATGGATTTAGAAGTTGAACAAATTCGTATCGTCGTCTCACACATCCAAATTGAATCACCAGCCCACGCTTAA
- the proC gene encoding pyrroline-5-carboxylate reductase: MLSEKKVCFLGAGAMAEAVLAGMLNKRIIKPGAVSITNRSDRFRLDELVYNFGVVADANQKDSSIQDADILILAMKPKDVASALEEIKHLTNPNQLVISVVAGITTTFITSLLGHQAPVIRTMPNTSATIGLSATGVCQGETATEEHLELAKHIFESIGMVAVVEEHQLDAVTGLSGSGPAYIYYLVESLQSGAVQAGLDEQVARELILQTLIGAAHMLKETGEDPAVLREKVTSPNGTTQAGLDKLRSFQFEEALVSCVLRATERSKELGAILSETKS, translated from the coding sequence ATGTTATCAGAGAAAAAAGTCTGCTTTCTAGGTGCAGGTGCCATGGCAGAAGCTGTACTCGCCGGTATGCTCAACAAGCGGATTATTAAACCAGGAGCTGTCAGCATTACAAACCGTAGTGATCGATTTCGCTTAGATGAGTTGGTTTATAATTTTGGAGTCGTTGCAGATGCTAATCAAAAGGACAGCTCCATCCAGGACGCGGATATTCTCATCTTGGCCATGAAGCCAAAAGACGTTGCCTCCGCCTTAGAGGAAATTAAACATTTAACAAATCCTAATCAACTAGTCATCTCGGTTGTAGCCGGTATCACGACAACCTTCATCACTTCCTTGTTGGGTCATCAAGCTCCGGTAATACGGACGATGCCTAACACATCGGCAACGATCGGCTTGTCAGCGACAGGTGTTTGCCAAGGTGAAACCGCGACCGAAGAACATTTGGAACTAGCTAAGCATATTTTCGAATCCATCGGAATGGTTGCCGTTGTAGAAGAACATCAACTAGACGCTGTTACAGGTCTATCTGGAAGTGGTCCTGCTTATATCTATTATCTGGTCGAATCCTTACAATCTGGTGCCGTTCAAGCCGGTTTAGATGAGCAGGTCGCGCGTGAATTGATTCTACAAACCTTAATTGGAGCGGCTCATATGTTGAAGGAAACAGGAGAGGATCCTGCCGTCCTAAGGGAAAAAGTGACCTCACCGAATGGTACGACCCAGGCTGGACTCGATAAACTTCGTTCGTTCCAGTTTGAAGAAGCCCTCGTTTCCTGTGTCCTTAGAGCGACTGAACGTTCAAAAGAACTTGGGGCCATCTTAAGTGAAACAAAATCATAA
- a CDS encoding glutamate-5-semialdehyde dehydrogenase: MTELLTKGQAAKAAAKKLSMATTEQKNRALAAIADQLLTHSPLLIQENEKDLHKARENNTPNAIIDRIALTEKRIQDMAEGLRQVMELPDPVGETIETFTRPNGLVVEKVRVPLGVAGIIYEARPNVTVDAAALCLKTGNAAYLRGSSSALHSNKAIIQLIQDALEESGLPREAVQLLEDTSYETSDQMLRLNQYVDVLIPRGGAGLISHVVQNATVPVLETGVGNCHVYIDESAQVDMALDIIVNAKTHRPAVCNTVETLLVNQEWAATHLPKVVEALQSKGVELRACEKTLALSPALKAAEETDWGTEYLDLILAVKTVDHLGEAIEHIEKYGSGHSECIVTEKADHAERFLREIDAAAVYHNASTRFTDGFEFGFGAEIGISTQKLHARGPMGLKELTSYKYLLRGQGQIRN, encoded by the coding sequence ATGACCGAATTATTAACCAAAGGCCAAGCGGCTAAAGCAGCAGCGAAAAAATTAAGTATGGCTACAACCGAACAAAAGAATCGAGCTCTTGCAGCTATTGCTGACCAACTCTTGACTCATAGTCCATTACTTATCCAAGAAAATGAGAAGGACCTGCACAAGGCTCGGGAAAATAACACCCCTAACGCCATTATTGATCGCATCGCCCTAACGGAAAAACGAATTCAAGACATGGCAGAAGGATTACGACAAGTGATGGAACTTCCTGATCCTGTAGGAGAAACGATTGAAACCTTTACCAGGCCAAACGGACTCGTCGTCGAAAAAGTTCGAGTACCACTAGGTGTGGCTGGGATTATCTATGAAGCACGTCCTAATGTGACGGTCGATGCGGCGGCTCTCTGTCTAAAGACTGGGAATGCGGCCTACTTAAGAGGAAGCTCCTCCGCCCTTCATTCCAATAAAGCGATCATCCAATTGATCCAGGATGCTCTAGAAGAGTCTGGACTTCCTAGGGAAGCTGTGCAATTACTTGAGGATACATCTTATGAAACCTCCGATCAGATGCTTCGTTTAAATCAATACGTAGATGTATTGATCCCACGCGGCGGCGCAGGTTTGATCTCCCATGTTGTTCAGAATGCTACCGTACCTGTACTTGAAACGGGTGTTGGCAACTGTCATGTATATATAGATGAAAGTGCTCAGGTGGATATGGCACTAGATATTATCGTTAATGCGAAAACGCATAGACCTGCGGTATGTAATACCGTTGAAACTCTACTTGTGAATCAAGAGTGGGCAGCCACTCATCTACCAAAGGTTGTAGAAGCTCTCCAGAGCAAAGGTGTAGAGCTTCGAGCATGCGAAAAGACCTTAGCTCTTTCTCCTGCATTGAAGGCAGCTGAAGAAACCGACTGGGGGACAGAATATCTTGACCTCATTCTTGCGGTGAAAACAGTGGATCATCTAGGCGAGGCGATTGAGCATATTGAAAAGTATGGCAGCGGCCACTCTGAATGTATTGTTACAGAAAAAGCTGACCATGCTGAACGTTTCCTTCGAGAAATCGATGCGGCAGCCGTTTACCATAATGCATCCACTCGCTTTACCGATGGATTCGAGTTTGGTTTCGGAGCTGAGATTGGCATTAGTACACAAAAATTACATGCCCGTGGACCTATGGGATTAAAAGAATTGACATCCTATAAATATCTATTGCGTGGGCAAGGTCAAATTCGAAATTAA
- the proB gene encoding glutamate 5-kinase codes for MTKLLEKKRYRIAVKIGSSSLTEEEGGLSLGKLEDHVSSLAYLKELGHEVVLISSGAVAAGFTLLGFHSRPTSIEMKQASAAVGQGQLIQTYTQAFSRYQIPVAQILLTRRDFSTRKQFINAHNTLSALLQRGAIPVINENDTVAIEELTFGDNDMLSALVAGALHADLLIILTDTDGLYDSNPRVNPNAEKIDYIEKITPAIEEMATGAGSKVGTGGMRSKIIAAKTALSFGVKVFVGQGTGKEKLYDIITGNGRGTYFGSSTLSTMKNKKQWIAFHADVKGSLIVDQGAKMALQEQGKSLLPSGITAVEGVFDKGDVVEVVTSSGERIGKGLVNYSSTLIELVKGNSSEYAMSQTGGSKPEVIHRDEWVSYDWRELT; via the coding sequence ATGACTAAACTTCTTGAAAAGAAAAGATATAGAATTGCCGTAAAAATCGGCAGCAGCTCCCTAACCGAAGAGGAAGGCGGCTTATCGTTAGGCAAGCTTGAGGACCATGTAAGCTCACTCGCTTACCTCAAAGAATTAGGACATGAGGTCGTCCTGATCTCCTCTGGTGCGGTTGCAGCCGGGTTTACTTTGCTCGGATTCCACAGTAGACCGACATCCATCGAGATGAAGCAAGCGTCTGCTGCCGTAGGTCAGGGACAGCTCATCCAAACTTATACTCAGGCTTTTTCCCGATATCAGATCCCGGTGGCGCAGATCCTCCTCACTCGAAGGGACTTCTCCACACGCAAGCAATTTATAAATGCACATAATACGTTGTCCGCTCTCCTGCAGAGAGGAGCAATACCAGTTATTAACGAAAATGATACCGTGGCCATCGAAGAATTGACCTTTGGCGATAACGATATGTTGTCTGCTCTGGTTGCAGGAGCTCTACATGCTGATTTACTCATCATCTTAACCGACACAGACGGACTTTACGATTCGAACCCTCGAGTCAATCCCAATGCTGAGAAAATAGATTACATCGAAAAAATTACTCCTGCCATAGAAGAAATGGCTACAGGTGCCGGGTCTAAGGTGGGTACGGGCGGAATGAGGTCCAAAATCATTGCGGCTAAAACTGCCCTTTCCTTCGGTGTTAAAGTCTTTGTCGGGCAAGGAACGGGCAAGGAAAAATTATATGATATCATTACGGGGAACGGTAGAGGAACCTATTTCGGCTCCTCTACCCTCTCAACCATGAAGAATAAAAAACAGTGGATCGCTTTTCACGCGGATGTAAAAGGCAGTCTGATTGTAGATCAAGGAGCCAAGATGGCCCTGCAGGAACAGGGCAAGAGTCTTCTTCCCTCAGGCATTACTGCTGTAGAAGGTGTGTTTGATAAAGGCGATGTAGTAGAAGTGGTCACTTCTTCCGGAGAGCGCATTGGTAAAGGATTAGTGAATTATTCGTCAACTCTAATAGAGCTAGTAAAAGGAAATTCATCAGAATACGCGATGTCCCAAACCGGGGGATCAAAGCCTGAAGTCATTCATCGAGATGAATGGGTATCTTATGATTGGAGGGAATTAACATGA
- the cyoE gene encoding heme o synthase — protein MDTPATYNRSTTTDEVQNSVSLPLTWRDYIEVTKPGIVKSNLIVIVTGFWLASAWSDTFSFLLFLITVVGSSLVMGGSCVLNNYLDRDLDLKMERTKDRIIASGRMSAQFALIYGMSLILIGTTMLGIWANSLAALLGLIGAFIYVVVYTAWMKRTTDLNTVVGAISGAMPPLIGWAAVTGNLEQGAWVLFGFLFIWQIPHFLALAIMKSEDYRAAGYQMLPVVKGFLETKRQILLWTGALVPVSLFLYTVGVVGKIYFVTAAVLGLGWLALAIAGFFAQDVMKWARQMFAYSLVYLIVLCVVMMLNAL, from the coding sequence ATGGATACGCCCGCAACTTATAATCGATCGACAACCACTGATGAGGTACAAAACAGCGTGTCATTGCCACTCACTTGGAGAGATTACATTGAGGTAACTAAGCCTGGTATTGTGAAATCTAATCTTATTGTCATTGTGACAGGATTTTGGTTAGCATCTGCTTGGTCCGATACTTTTAGCTTTCTGCTTTTCCTTATTACCGTAGTTGGAAGCTCTCTAGTCATGGGCGGGTCCTGTGTCTTGAACAACTATCTTGATCGGGACTTAGACCTTAAGATGGAACGGACGAAGGATCGGATTATTGCTTCAGGTCGTATGTCCGCGCAATTTGCCTTGATTTATGGAATGTCATTGATTCTCATTGGAACCACGATGCTTGGAATCTGGGCCAATTCTCTAGCTGCTCTCTTAGGTTTAATCGGCGCTTTTATTTATGTAGTAGTATATACAGCATGGATGAAAAGAACGACAGACCTTAATACGGTAGTGGGAGCTATCTCTGGGGCGATGCCTCCACTTATTGGATGGGCTGCTGTTACGGGGAATCTTGAACAAGGTGCATGGGTTCTCTTTGGATTTTTATTCATCTGGCAGATCCCTCATTTCCTTGCCCTCGCTATTATGAAATCTGAGGATTACCGCGCAGCAGGATATCAGATGCTTCCCGTTGTGAAGGGATTTTTAGAGACTAAGAGACAGATCTTATTGTGGACAGGTGCTTTAGTACCGGTTTCCTTATTCCTTTATACCGTAGGTGTTGTAGGTAAGATCTATTTCGTTACGGCTGCTGTTTTAGGATTAGGATGGTTGGCTCTTGCTATAGCAGGCTTCTTTGCTCAAGACGTGATGAAGTGGGCACGTCAGATGTTCGCTTATTCTCTTGTTTATCTTATTGTCTTGTGTGTTGTTATGATGCTTAATGCGTTATAA
- a CDS encoding MFS transporter, whose amino-acid sequence MRRSFKDPQGELYRFYILILAVAVAGLSQGLTLPLLSIMIEKAGHSSILNGWNAAALYIGMFVASFFVEKPLRRFGYKPMILFGIIVVLISSLLIPLWHNLIWWFVLRFLIGAGDSALHYASQLWITSTSAEARRGRNISLYGFAYGAGFSVGPFGVNLLPINVWLPFLLVALFYILAFVLVLRVTNEFPEQVAKEEKVSYRRAISLGWYALIPAFLYGYMEAVMNGSFPVYALRTGISEGWVSVLLFSFAGGALLTQLPLGIWSDRVGRKKVLMIAGAIGAVGFTSIPLAGDKVGLILFIFAVTGCSIGSFFSLGLAYLADLLPKHMLPSANVLAAMLFSIGSIIGPAMSGMGIQYIHPNSLFFFLGFVFAGFFLLGFKAKHSYQAEQQQPESVS is encoded by the coding sequence ATGAGAAGGAGCTTTAAAGATCCACAGGGTGAATTGTATCGCTTCTATATTTTAATTTTAGCAGTAGCGGTAGCCGGACTTAGCCAAGGCCTTACGTTACCGTTGCTCTCGATTATGATTGAAAAAGCAGGCCATTCCTCCATTCTGAATGGTTGGAATGCCGCAGCACTTTATATTGGAATGTTTGTCGCGTCCTTCTTCGTGGAGAAGCCTTTGCGTCGCTTTGGTTATAAGCCAATGATCCTGTTCGGTATTATTGTCGTATTGATATCGTCCCTATTGATTCCCTTATGGCATAACTTGATCTGGTGGTTTGTCTTGCGTTTCCTAATCGGGGCAGGGGATAGTGCATTGCACTATGCTTCTCAACTCTGGATTACGTCCACTAGCGCAGAGGCGCGAAGAGGGAGAAATATCTCGTTATATGGATTCGCTTATGGAGCTGGGTTTAGCGTTGGTCCCTTTGGGGTGAATCTTCTACCTATCAATGTATGGTTGCCGTTTCTTCTCGTTGCATTATTTTATATCCTCGCCTTCGTTCTTGTCCTTCGGGTTACGAATGAGTTCCCAGAGCAGGTTGCTAAAGAAGAAAAGGTGTCTTATCGTCGTGCTATTTCCTTGGGGTGGTATGCGTTAATCCCTGCCTTCTTATATGGGTATATGGAGGCAGTGATGAATGGTAGCTTCCCGGTCTATGCCTTGCGTACTGGAATCTCTGAAGGATGGGTTTCTGTTCTATTATTTTCATTTGCTGGAGGTGCCCTCTTGACTCAATTGCCGCTAGGGATATGGAGCGACCGAGTGGGGAGAAAGAAGGTACTTATGATAGCAGGTGCTATTGGAGCCGTTGGATTCACTTCTATTCCTTTAGCGGGTGATAAGGTAGGCCTTATTCTGTTTATTTTCGCTGTAACGGGTTGTTCGATAGGGTCCTTCTTCTCATTGGGTTTAGCTTATTTAGCTGATCTTCTTCCCAAGCATATGCTTCCAAGCGCCAATGTTCTGGCAGCTATGTTATTTAGTATAGGAAGTATTATCGGACCAGCAATGTCTGGCATGGGGATTCAATACATTCATCCGAACAGCCTATTTTTCTTTTTAGGGTTTGTGTTTGCCGGATTCTTTTTATTAGGGTTTAAGGCCAAACACTCCTATCAAGCGGAACAACAACAGCCAGAAAGCGTCAGTTGA
- a CDS encoding DUF2797 domain-containing protein: MSYNGFLRGLTHEYKSPITYHLPMGEDTVVLNDWLGKKVALSFLGEMQCTNCGRKIKKTFNTGYCYPCVISLPETDLCIVKPHECHYHAGTCRDSAFGDTHCMIPHYVYIAVSSGVKVGLTRKSNEMKRWVDQGAIQAIPIAEVPNRKLAGELEVALAEHFPDKTDWRKMLKGEAEPLDLFELREKAFSYFPDEFKPYAIREEQWVEVVYPLLESVGKVKTYNLDKQPEIEDRLIGIKGQYLIFEQAVLNIKKYTGYKVSMAVME; encoded by the coding sequence ATGAGCTACAACGGATTTCTGCGAGGATTAACGCATGAATATAAGAGTCCTATTACTTATCACTTACCGATGGGAGAAGACACAGTTGTCTTAAATGACTGGTTAGGGAAAAAGGTGGCTTTAAGTTTTCTCGGTGAAATGCAATGTACGAATTGTGGAAGAAAGATTAAAAAGACGTTCAATACGGGATACTGCTATCCCTGTGTGATTTCCTTACCTGAGACAGATCTGTGCATTGTCAAACCACATGAATGTCATTATCATGCCGGGACATGCCGTGATTCGGCCTTCGGCGACACGCACTGTATGATTCCGCACTATGTCTATATTGCTGTAAGCAGCGGAGTCAAGGTCGGCTTAACTCGCAAGAGCAATGAGATGAAGCGTTGGGTAGACCAAGGGGCGATCCAGGCCATTCCTATAGCCGAGGTGCCCAATCGCAAGCTAGCCGGTGAACTGGAGGTTGCTTTAGCGGAGCATTTCCCTGATAAGACGGATTGGCGCAAGATGCTCAAAGGGGAAGCGGAACCGCTAGACTTGTTTGAATTGAGAGAAAAGGCGTTCTCCTATTTCCCAGACGAATTTAAGCCTTACGCGATTCGTGAGGAACAATGGGTAGAGGTCGTTTACCCCTTGTTGGAATCTGTGGGAAAAGTGAAGACGTACAATCTTGACAAGCAACCAGAAATAGAGGATCGCCTGATTGGGATTAAGGGTCAATATCTCATCTTTGAGCAAGCGGTGTTGAACATTAAAAAGTACACGGGATATAAGGTCTCCATGGCGGTTATGGAGTAG
- the gcvH gene encoding glycine cleavage system protein GcvH — MSYPAELRYSKEHEWVRVEGNKAYIGITYFAQSELGDIVFVELPSVGDDIVQDSSFGSVESVKTVSELYAPVSGKVLEVNAELEDSPELVNDSPYEKAWMIVVELEDPSQVEGLMSANEYESMVKED, encoded by the coding sequence ATGAGTTATCCAGCCGAACTAAGGTATAGTAAAGAACACGAGTGGGTTCGTGTTGAAGGCAACAAAGCATATATTGGGATTACTTATTTTGCCCAGTCAGAGCTTGGAGACATTGTATTCGTTGAACTTCCCTCTGTAGGGGATGATATCGTTCAAGACAGCTCTTTTGGAAGCGTCGAATCCGTGAAAACGGTTTCTGAACTTTATGCTCCAGTGAGCGGCAAGGTTCTTGAGGTTAACGCTGAATTAGAGGATTCTCCTGAATTAGTGAACGATTCTCCTTATGAGAAGGCATGGATGATTGTTGTTGAGCTTGAAGATCCTTCCCAGGTTGAAGGGCTCATGTCTGCCAATGAATACGAAAGCATGGTTAAGGAAGACTAA
- a CDS encoding DUF2553 family protein, whose protein sequence is MSELSPRTDITERIRGEIRENAIILTLHGQAIGHIPFDATCVHMDQGYQVDDQRIFRVEDASIPQPAQYVDCEENGWC, encoded by the coding sequence ATGTCTGAATTATCACCGCGTACGGATATCACGGAGAGAATTCGGGGGGAAATCAGAGAGAATGCCATTATCCTGACCTTGCATGGGCAGGCCATTGGTCATATTCCTTTTGATGCAACATGTGTTCATATGGACCAAGGTTATCAAGTAGATGATCAGCGTATCTTCCGAGTGGAAGACGCGAGCATTCCACAACCTGCACAATATGTAGATTGCGAAGAGAATGGCTGGTGCTAA
- the sigI gene encoding RNA polymerase sigma-I factor has protein sequence MFLTRFLGKRSSQPSQAKIELEEDIRLAQNGDLDVRNQLISQYTPFISQVASKVCKRFIDPSRDDEFSVAMEAFDEAINKYTIGKGSSFLSFADLVIRRRIIDYIRKESRHRGQLSFEHTIEGEEDSDLSPIETQASIQQYQLDYEASLRREEIEHYKEKLKEFDIDLMDLPDISPKHADARQNAIEVARVLVRSERLSTLFTEKKKLPMKELMNEVEVSRKTVERNRNYIVAIILLLMEDYRYLQSYLQINEEKGGYVAVE, from the coding sequence ATGTTTTTAACCCGCTTCCTAGGAAAGCGTTCTTCACAACCGTCTCAAGCCAAGATTGAACTAGAAGAGGATATCCGCTTGGCCCAAAACGGGGACTTGGACGTTAGAAATCAATTGATTAGTCAATATACGCCATTTATTTCGCAAGTCGCCTCAAAGGTGTGCAAGAGATTTATTGATCCTTCACGAGACGATGAATTCAGTGTGGCTATGGAAGCTTTTGATGAGGCGATAAACAAGTATACCATTGGGAAAGGAAGTTCGTTTCTTTCTTTTGCTGATCTTGTTATACGTCGCCGGATCATCGATTACATTCGAAAAGAATCCAGGCACCGCGGTCAATTATCCTTCGAGCATACCATCGAAGGCGAAGAAGACTCCGACCTGTCTCCCATAGAGACGCAGGCTTCGATCCAGCAATATCAGCTTGATTACGAAGCTAGTTTGCGAAGGGAGGAAATCGAGCATTACAAAGAGAAATTAAAGGAATTTGACATTGATTTAATGGATCTTCCGGATATTTCTCCTAAGCACGCTGATGCCAGGCAAAATGCCATCGAAGTGGCGAGGGTGTTAGTCAGGAGTGAACGGCTTAGTACTCTTTTTACAGAAAAAAAGAAGCTCCCGATGAAAGAGTTGATGAACGAAGTGGAAGTAAGCCGGAAAACGGTAGAACGGAATCGGAATTATATTGTAGCTATTATCCTTTTGCTCATGGAAGACTACCGATACCTCCAAAGCTACCTGCAGATTAATGAAGAGAAAGGAGGGTACGTTGCCGTTGAATAA
- a CDS encoding anti-sigma factor domain-containing protein: MPLNKGIVMESGEKWTVVLTPDGEFVKIPAHPHHLEGKEVFFHPAAVGIPSSRRRRIPRWMSAVSLATACLLLLVMIFPFGSGSTAYAAVTIDINPSIELEVDEDTFVISATSMNDEGQEILSSFEWKNKLLTIVTVNIVQIAEQKGYMNAENQVLITTTYYQEDNEQDLEPILEQVSESVTTENEITFVLVQGKKEWKEEAQQKNIAPGRFMLVKQAEEQGVELTENEVKNGELDRIPPVSGVKVIPPKPKKDKKDKEKDKDKEKAAPEKGPAVPAGSPKPPGQQGKPEQKKPEPKDEPKSEPKKDQGKPDIKKPDTPKPAEKKEEQKRQEQKKENEKKEEQKKEAPKQVPPKPQDEKNENAKGKENKKSDGDDDRKESDKGKGRDKESPGQSKKDDKD, translated from the coding sequence TTGCCGTTGAATAAAGGTATTGTCATGGAATCAGGGGAAAAGTGGACGGTTGTGTTAACCCCGGATGGCGAATTTGTTAAAATTCCTGCACATCCACATCATCTAGAAGGTAAAGAAGTTTTTTTTCATCCGGCAGCGGTGGGTATCCCCTCCAGTAGAAGACGAAGAATACCACGATGGATGAGTGCGGTTTCTCTTGCAACAGCCTGTCTATTGCTGCTCGTGATGATCTTTCCATTTGGTTCGGGGTCGACGGCTTATGCGGCAGTTACAATCGATATTAATCCAAGTATCGAGCTGGAAGTAGATGAAGATACTTTCGTTATCAGTGCCACTTCGATGAACGATGAAGGCCAAGAGATTCTCAGTTCTTTTGAATGGAAAAATAAGCTTTTGACTATCGTGACCGTAAACATCGTTCAAATAGCTGAGCAGAAGGGATACATGAATGCGGAAAACCAGGTGTTGATTACAACAACCTACTATCAGGAAGATAACGAACAGGATCTAGAGCCGATCCTAGAACAAGTATCTGAATCTGTCACTACAGAAAATGAAATTACTTTTGTCCTTGTACAAGGGAAAAAAGAATGGAAAGAAGAAGCTCAGCAAAAGAATATAGCCCCAGGTAGGTTTATGCTTGTTAAGCAAGCTGAAGAGCAAGGGGTTGAGTTAACAGAGAACGAAGTAAAGAACGGCGAACTTGATCGTATTCCTCCGGTCTCAGGAGTCAAGGTGATACCTCCAAAACCAAAGAAGGATAAAAAAGACAAAGAGAAAGACAAAGATAAAGAGAAAGCTGCACCGGAAAAAGGTCCAGCCGTTCCTGCAGGATCGCCGAAACCGCCTGGTCAACAGGGCAAGCCAGAGCAAAAGAAGCCGGAACCAAAGGATGAGCCTAAATCAGAGCCTAAGAAGGACCAAGGTAAGCCTGATATAAAGAAACCGGATACACCAAAGCCCGCAGAAAAGAAAGAAGAGCAGAAGAGGCAGGAACAAAAGAAAGAAAATGAAAAGAAGGAAGAACAAAAGAAGGAGGCGCCGAAGCAGGTGCCTCCTAAGCCGCAAGATGAAAAGAATGAAAATGCAAAAGGTAAAGAGAATAAAAAGTCTGATGGAGACGATGATCGAAAAGAGAGCGACAAAGGTAAAGGTAGGGATAAGGAATCCCCTGGTCAAAGCAAAAAGGACGATAAAGATTGA